From the Clavibacter phaseoli genome, one window contains:
- a CDS encoding PP2C family protein-serine/threonine phosphatase produces MTLIEDARSTAAQRAVEALGLLDGPPEERFDRVTRLARTAFAVPLSTIGLADHDRMWFASCAGAELSETPISSVFCDTTVREERVLVVEDAQAHPVFRHLPTVAGEPHIRFYAGHPLRDAEGLVIGTFCLYDVEPRGLDAGQLALFAELAEWAQRELIASAEMDRAQAVQSALLPAAEVEIPGYDVAAVCVPAQVVGGDFYDYERTPSGLRFSIADVMGKGTGAAILTATVRAVLRGIASTADRYGAGVLEDTGLMVTDAARSLEADLDRTGAFVTLQHGHLDQASGLLRYADAGHGLTIVVHPDGRVTHLDTSDLPVGIDPDHRWEERHTVLGHGDTFVTFSDGLFDMFGGSEPAFALIGRLVTESGGVHALVERVRILASAGTPLDDVSVLAVSRA; encoded by the coding sequence ATGACTCTGATCGAGGACGCGCGGTCGACCGCGGCGCAGCGCGCCGTGGAGGCCCTTGGGCTGCTCGACGGCCCGCCCGAGGAGCGCTTCGACCGCGTCACCCGTCTCGCCCGCACGGCCTTCGCCGTGCCGCTGTCGACCATCGGCCTCGCCGACCACGACCGCATGTGGTTCGCCTCCTGCGCCGGCGCCGAGCTGTCCGAGACGCCGATCAGCAGCGTCTTCTGCGACACCACCGTCCGCGAGGAGCGCGTGCTCGTCGTCGAGGACGCGCAGGCGCACCCCGTCTTCCGCCACCTGCCCACCGTGGCGGGCGAGCCGCACATCCGCTTCTACGCGGGGCACCCGCTGCGCGACGCCGAGGGACTGGTCATCGGCACCTTCTGCCTGTACGACGTCGAGCCGCGCGGCCTCGACGCCGGTCAGCTCGCGCTCTTCGCCGAGCTGGCCGAGTGGGCGCAGCGCGAGCTCATCGCGAGCGCCGAGATGGACCGCGCCCAGGCGGTGCAGTCCGCCCTGCTGCCCGCCGCCGAGGTCGAGATCCCCGGATACGACGTCGCCGCCGTGTGCGTGCCCGCCCAGGTCGTGGGCGGCGACTTCTACGACTACGAGCGCACCCCGTCCGGCCTCCGCTTCTCCATCGCCGACGTGATGGGGAAGGGCACGGGCGCTGCGATCCTCACCGCCACGGTCCGCGCCGTGCTCCGCGGCATCGCGAGCACCGCCGACCGCTACGGCGCGGGCGTCCTCGAGGACACGGGCCTCATGGTCACCGACGCGGCGCGCTCGCTCGAGGCCGACCTCGACCGCACGGGCGCGTTCGTCACGCTCCAGCACGGGCACCTCGACCAGGCGTCGGGGCTCCTCCGCTACGCCGACGCGGGGCACGGGCTGACCATCGTCGTCCACCCCGACGGCCGCGTCACGCACCTCGACACGAGCGACCTGCCCGTCGGGATCGACCCCGACCACCGCTGGGAGGAGCGGCACACGGTGCTCGGGCACGGCGACACCTTCGTCACCTTCAGCGACGGCCTCTTCGACATGTTCGGCGGCAGCGAGCCCGCGTTCGCGCTCATCGGCCGCCTGGTGACGGAGTCCGGCGGCGTGCACGCGCTCGTGGAGCGGGTCCGCATCCTGGCCTCGGCCGGCACGCCGCTCGACGACGTGAGCGTCCTCGCCGTGAGCCGCGCGTGA
- a CDS encoding FtsB family cell division protein translates to MARFPGLDTLRARRAPRPRTERVPVALPDGDAPAGNWLRSMRFSGFSVMVLVLLVLTVVVLAPGLRIYLEQRQQLSSLQSAVDAQKGTIAQLQDQRARYDDPAFLKAQVRDRLFYVMPGETSYLVRGLPASSGDDTTTPDGAPISADLQETKQDWVQALLGSALTSALSDTPPDQLQGSVQGGDQ, encoded by the coding sequence ATGGCCCGCTTCCCCGGCCTCGACACCCTCCGCGCCCGCCGCGCGCCGCGTCCCCGCACCGAGCGCGTCCCGGTGGCGCTGCCCGACGGCGACGCCCCCGCGGGCAACTGGCTCCGCAGCATGCGCTTCTCCGGCTTCTCCGTGATGGTGCTCGTGCTCCTCGTCCTCACGGTCGTGGTGCTCGCCCCGGGCCTGCGCATCTACCTCGAGCAGCGGCAGCAGCTCAGCAGCCTGCAGAGCGCGGTGGACGCCCAGAAGGGCACCATCGCCCAGCTCCAGGACCAGCGCGCCCGCTACGACGACCCGGCGTTCCTCAAGGCGCAGGTCCGCGACCGCCTCTTCTACGTGATGCCTGGCGAGACGAGCTACCTCGTCCGCGGGCTGCCCGCCTCCTCCGGCGACGACACCACGACGCCCGACGGCGCGCCCATCAGCGCCGACCTGCAGGAGACGAAGCAGGACTGGGTGCAGGCCCTGCTCGGATCCGCGCTCACGAGCGCCCTCAGCGACACCCCGCCCGACCAGCTCCAGGGATCCGTCCAGGGAGGCGACCAGTGA
- a CDS encoding MazG family protein, with protein MSEPASPSASAATSGSEGASAAVAELAAAMAVLRAPDGCVWNRGMTHRTLVPYLLEESHELVEAIETDDVPGMREELADVLLQVVFHADIARTEGEGFDLADVARTATEKMVRRHPHVFGDERADTVEEVLRVWGAAKDREKSARTSVVDGIPMGMPSLALADKLLGRAERVGLLEADAPAAIPVDDEDDLGRLLLAVVVSARSRGLDAERALRTTLRSLTAEIQATEIPAAEIPAAESAPGAGLDDDEGDDASPVAGRTA; from the coding sequence ATGAGCGAGCCCGCGTCCCCGTCCGCATCCGCCGCCACGTCGGGATCCGAGGGCGCGTCCGCCGCCGTCGCGGAGCTCGCCGCCGCGATGGCCGTCCTCCGGGCTCCCGACGGCTGCGTCTGGAACCGCGGGATGACGCACCGGACCCTCGTGCCGTACCTCCTCGAGGAGAGCCACGAGCTCGTCGAGGCCATCGAGACCGACGACGTGCCCGGCATGCGCGAGGAGCTCGCCGACGTGCTCCTCCAGGTCGTCTTCCACGCCGACATCGCGCGCACCGAGGGCGAGGGGTTCGACCTCGCCGACGTCGCCCGCACCGCCACCGAGAAGATGGTGCGCCGCCACCCGCACGTCTTCGGCGACGAGCGCGCCGACACCGTCGAGGAGGTCCTGCGCGTCTGGGGCGCCGCCAAGGACCGCGAGAAGTCGGCGCGCACGAGCGTCGTCGACGGGATCCCGATGGGCATGCCGTCCCTCGCGCTCGCCGACAAGCTGCTCGGCCGGGCGGAGCGCGTCGGCCTGCTGGAGGCGGACGCGCCGGCCGCCATCCCCGTCGACGACGAGGACGACCTCGGTCGGCTGCTCCTCGCGGTCGTGGTCTCCGCCAGGTCGCGGGGGCTCGACGCGGAGCGCGCGCTCCGGACGACGCTGCGCTCGCTGACCGCGGAGATCCAGGCGACGGAGATCCCTGCGGCGGAGATCCCTGCGGCGGAGTCGGCCCCCGGAGCGGGCCTGGACGACGACGAGGGCGACGACGCGTCCCCCGTCGCGGGCCGGACCGCCTGA
- a CDS encoding NAD(P)/FAD-dependent oxidoreductase produces MPKILIVGGGYAGFYTAWKLESHLRSGEAEVTMVDPLPYMTYQPFLPEVVSGSIEPRHAVVSQRRHLRTTNVVTAKVTGIDHASKTATITPPVGEPYEFAYDIIVVTAGSVSRTFPIPGVADEAIGLKTIEEAVAIRDRIFANFDRAATLPAGPERDRLLTFVVVGGGFAGIEVFAEMRSIATDLVKKYPEIDFEDTHFHLIEAMGRIMPEVSLETSHWVLKNLAERGALVHLDTQLKSAVGGVVELSTGESFESDVIVWTAGVMASPMLKNTDLPIEERGRLRVRADGRVEGDDGIVADAWGAGDVAATPDLTGGGVGGFCVPNAQHAVRQGKLMAKNITASLRGEGITDYFHKNLGAVAGLGLYQGAFQSGKLGITGFPAWVMHRGYHGLAIPSFERKARVVTGWVNNLVWGRDIVSLEARETPRTAFETFASRPRPAADAAPAAPVKKEEAPAKKAADDKADAPAEGEKSPALAGSYSSAPSAETTDEKPSA; encoded by the coding sequence GTGCCCAAAATCCTGATCGTCGGCGGCGGCTACGCCGGTTTCTACACGGCATGGAAGCTCGAGTCGCACCTCCGATCCGGCGAGGCCGAGGTCACCATGGTCGACCCGCTGCCGTACATGACGTACCAGCCGTTCCTGCCCGAGGTGGTCTCCGGATCCATCGAGCCCCGCCACGCGGTCGTCTCGCAGCGACGCCACCTCCGCACCACCAACGTCGTGACGGCGAAGGTCACCGGCATCGACCACGCGTCCAAGACCGCGACCATCACGCCGCCCGTGGGCGAGCCGTACGAGTTCGCGTACGACATCATCGTCGTCACCGCGGGCAGCGTCTCGCGCACGTTCCCGATCCCGGGCGTCGCGGACGAGGCCATCGGCCTGAAGACGATCGAGGAGGCCGTCGCCATCCGCGACCGCATCTTCGCCAACTTCGACCGCGCGGCCACGCTGCCCGCCGGGCCCGAGCGCGACCGCCTCCTCACCTTCGTGGTGGTCGGCGGCGGCTTCGCCGGCATCGAGGTCTTCGCCGAGATGCGCAGCATCGCGACCGACCTCGTGAAGAAGTACCCCGAGATCGACTTCGAGGACACGCACTTCCACCTCATCGAGGCGATGGGCCGGATCATGCCCGAGGTGTCGCTCGAGACCAGCCACTGGGTGCTCAAGAACCTCGCCGAGCGCGGCGCGCTCGTGCACCTCGACACGCAGCTCAAGTCCGCCGTCGGCGGCGTCGTCGAGCTGTCGACCGGCGAGTCGTTCGAGTCCGACGTCATCGTCTGGACCGCGGGCGTCATGGCCAGCCCCATGCTCAAGAACACCGACCTCCCGATCGAGGAGCGCGGGCGCCTGCGCGTGCGCGCCGACGGTCGCGTCGAGGGCGACGACGGCATCGTGGCGGACGCCTGGGGCGCCGGCGACGTGGCGGCCACCCCCGACCTCACGGGCGGCGGCGTCGGCGGCTTCTGCGTGCCCAACGCGCAGCACGCCGTCCGCCAGGGCAAGCTCATGGCGAAGAACATCACCGCGAGCCTCCGCGGCGAGGGCATCACCGACTACTTCCACAAGAACCTCGGCGCCGTCGCGGGCCTCGGCCTCTACCAGGGCGCGTTCCAGTCCGGGAAGCTCGGCATCACCGGCTTCCCCGCCTGGGTCATGCACCGCGGCTACCACGGCCTCGCGATCCCGTCCTTCGAGCGCAAGGCGCGCGTCGTCACCGGCTGGGTGAACAACCTGGTCTGGGGCCGCGACATCGTCTCTCTCGAGGCACGCGAGACCCCGCGCACCGCGTTCGAGACGTTCGCGTCGCGCCCGCGTCCCGCCGCGGACGCCGCTCCGGCCGCTCCCGTCAAGAAGGAGGAGGCGCCCGCCAAGAAGGCCGCCGACGACAAGGCCGACGCGCCCGCCGAGGGCGAGAAGTCCCCGGCGCTCGCGGGCAGCTACAGCTCCGCGCCCAGCGCCGAGACCACGGACGAGAAGCCCTCGGCCTGA
- a CDS encoding DUF501 domain-containing protein has translation MTRPPFDPPSERDVRIVSAQLGRPARDVVGIAARCVCGNPTVVSTAPRLGDGTPFPTLYYLCHPAATAAISHLEAEHVMAELQDDLAEDEALRDAYAAAHASYLADRESILVVPELTGVSAGGMPVRVKCLHALAGHALAAGPGVNPIGDIALARAAWSPDVCECADPDAA, from the coding sequence GTGACCCGACCCCCCTTCGACCCGCCCTCCGAGCGCGACGTCCGCATCGTCTCCGCCCAGCTCGGCCGCCCCGCGCGCGACGTGGTCGGCATCGCCGCCCGCTGCGTCTGCGGCAACCCCACCGTGGTGAGCACGGCGCCGCGCCTCGGCGACGGCACGCCGTTCCCCACGCTCTACTACCTGTGCCACCCCGCGGCCACCGCCGCCATCTCGCACCTCGAGGCCGAGCACGTGATGGCCGAGCTGCAGGACGACCTCGCGGAGGACGAGGCGCTGCGCGACGCGTACGCCGCCGCCCACGCGTCCTACCTCGCCGACCGCGAGTCGATCCTCGTGGTGCCCGAGCTCACCGGCGTCTCCGCGGGCGGGATGCCCGTGCGCGTGAAGTGCCTGCACGCCCTCGCGGGCCACGCGCTCGCCGCGGGTCCCGGCGTGAACCCCATCGGCGACATCGCGCTGGCCCGGGCCGCGTGGTCGCCGGACGTCTGCGAGTGCGCCGACCCCGACGCGGCATGA
- a CDS encoding S8 family peptidase, with amino-acid sequence MTPAPGARASTRPGRRLARAAAAGTLALAAVLTAATPVQADPVRERQYWLADYGVEQAWQTTRGEGVKVAVIDTGVDASVADLRGAVVGGTDVSGVGSADGTTPVGASSEHGTMVASLLAGRGTGTGSGVIGVAPAASLLSVSVALGGPTSGARDEDAQIADAVRWAVDNGASVINMSLTRNSLDWPESWDRAFLYAYEHDVVVVAAAGNRGSGTTEVGAPATIPGVLAVAGVDRAGAASFDASSQGITIAVAAPSEQLVGVEPGGRYVQWSGTSGAAPLVSGVVALVRAAHPELKADDVVERVLATARQKGQPEIYGRGLVDAAAAVTDDVAPASGKPLGDLEEWVRLYRRAPAATPDPTASATPDAAPAVPADAPTADPGADALPTAGELREVGIPALVLSVFAALAAAMAVVAWRHFRRLLRRG; translated from the coding sequence ATGACCCCCGCGCCCGGCGCCCGCGCGTCGACCCGGCCGGGCCGCCGCCTCGCGCGGGCGGCCGCCGCCGGGACCCTCGCGCTGGCCGCCGTGCTGACCGCGGCGACGCCCGTCCAGGCGGATCCCGTCCGCGAGCGCCAGTACTGGCTCGCCGACTACGGCGTCGAGCAGGCCTGGCAGACCACGCGCGGCGAGGGCGTGAAGGTCGCCGTCATCGACACGGGCGTCGACGCGTCCGTCGCCGACCTGCGCGGCGCGGTGGTGGGCGGCACCGACGTCTCGGGTGTCGGATCCGCGGACGGCACCACGCCCGTCGGCGCCTCGAGCGAGCACGGCACCATGGTCGCGTCGCTCCTCGCGGGACGCGGCACCGGCACGGGATCCGGCGTCATCGGCGTCGCCCCGGCCGCGAGCCTCCTCAGCGTCTCTGTCGCGCTCGGCGGTCCGACGTCCGGCGCGCGCGACGAGGACGCGCAGATCGCCGACGCCGTCCGCTGGGCCGTCGACAACGGCGCGAGCGTCATCAACATGTCCCTCACCCGCAACTCGCTCGACTGGCCCGAGAGCTGGGACCGCGCCTTCCTCTACGCCTACGAGCACGACGTGGTGGTCGTCGCGGCCGCGGGCAACCGGGGGAGCGGCACCACCGAGGTGGGCGCGCCCGCCACGATCCCCGGCGTGCTCGCGGTCGCGGGCGTCGACCGCGCGGGGGCCGCGAGCTTCGACGCGTCGTCGCAGGGCATCACCATCGCGGTCGCCGCGCCGAGCGAGCAGCTCGTCGGCGTCGAGCCCGGCGGCCGCTACGTGCAGTGGAGCGGCACGAGCGGCGCGGCGCCCCTCGTCTCCGGCGTCGTCGCGCTCGTGCGCGCCGCGCATCCGGAGCTGAAGGCCGACGACGTGGTGGAGCGCGTGCTCGCCACGGCGAGGCAGAAGGGCCAGCCCGAGATCTACGGCCGCGGTCTCGTCGATGCCGCCGCCGCCGTGACGGACGACGTCGCGCCCGCGAGCGGCAAGCCCCTGGGCGACCTCGAGGAGTGGGTGCGCCTGTACCGCCGTGCGCCGGCCGCGACGCCGGATCCGACCGCGTCGGCCACCCCGGACGCCGCGCCCGCTGTGCCCGCCGACGCCCCCACCGCCGATCCCGGGGCCGACGCGCTGCCGACCGCGGGCGAGCTCCGCGAGGTGGGGATCCCCGCCCTCGTCCTCTCCGTCTTCGCGGCGCTCGCGGCCGCCATGGCGGTCGTCGCGTGGCGGCATTTCAGACGGCTGCTCCGTAGGGGGTAG
- the eno gene encoding phosphopyruvate hydratase has translation MAAIEAVNAREILDSRGNPTVEVEVLLEDGTFTRAAVPSGASTGAFEAYELRDSDAGRYLGKGVQKAVAAVVDEIGPAIQDLDAADQRIIDATMIELDGTENKSRLGANALLGVSLAVAKAAADSAELPLYRYLGGPNAHTLPVPMLNVINGGSHADTNVDIQEFMLLPVGASTFSEGLRWGVETYHALKSLLKKKGLSTGLGDEGGFAPNLDSNRAALDLLMEAIDAAGFTAGKQIALGLDVASSEFYSDGAYTFEGQKVDAAHLTAYFADLVASYPLITIEDPLDEDDWAGYDHFTAELGAKVQIVGDDLFVTNPKRLADGITRGVANSILVKVNQIGTLTETLDAVSLAQRSGYTTVLSHRSGETEDTTIADLAVAVDAGQIKTGAPARSERVAKYNQLLRIEQDLGAAAVYAGRSAFPRFQA, from the coding sequence GTGGCAGCCATCGAAGCAGTCAACGCACGCGAGATCCTCGACTCCCGGGGCAACCCGACCGTCGAGGTCGAGGTGCTCCTCGAGGACGGCACGTTCACGCGCGCGGCCGTCCCGTCCGGCGCATCCACCGGCGCGTTCGAGGCGTACGAGCTGCGCGACAGCGACGCGGGCCGCTACCTGGGCAAGGGCGTCCAGAAGGCCGTCGCCGCCGTCGTCGACGAGATCGGCCCGGCCATCCAGGACCTCGACGCCGCGGACCAGCGCATCATCGACGCCACGATGATCGAGCTCGACGGCACCGAGAACAAGTCCCGCCTCGGCGCCAACGCGCTGCTCGGCGTCTCCCTCGCGGTCGCGAAGGCGGCGGCCGACTCGGCCGAGCTGCCCCTCTACCGCTACCTCGGCGGCCCGAACGCGCACACGCTGCCGGTCCCCATGCTCAACGTCATCAACGGCGGCTCGCACGCGGACACCAACGTCGACATCCAGGAGTTCATGCTCCTGCCCGTCGGCGCGTCCACCTTCTCCGAGGGCCTGCGCTGGGGCGTCGAGACGTACCACGCGCTCAAGAGCCTGCTGAAGAAGAAGGGCCTGTCCACCGGCCTCGGCGACGAGGGCGGCTTCGCGCCGAACCTCGACAGCAACCGCGCCGCGCTCGACCTCCTCATGGAGGCCATCGACGCCGCGGGCTTCACCGCCGGCAAGCAGATCGCGCTCGGCCTCGACGTCGCCTCCAGCGAGTTCTACTCCGACGGCGCCTACACGTTCGAGGGCCAGAAGGTCGACGCCGCGCACCTCACGGCGTACTTCGCGGACCTCGTCGCGTCCTACCCCCTCATCACCATCGAGGACCCGCTGGACGAGGACGACTGGGCCGGCTACGACCACTTCACGGCCGAGCTCGGCGCGAAGGTGCAGATCGTCGGCGACGACCTCTTCGTCACCAACCCGAAGCGCCTCGCCGACGGCATCACGCGCGGCGTCGCCAACTCGATCCTCGTGAAGGTCAACCAGATCGGCACGCTCACCGAGACGCTCGACGCGGTCAGCCTCGCGCAGCGCAGCGGCTACACCACCGTGCTGTCGCACCGCTCGGGCGAGACCGAGGACACGACCATCGCCGACCTCGCGGTCGCGGTGGACGCGGGCCAGATCAAGACCGGCGCCCCCGCCCGCAGCGAGCGCGTCGCGAAGTACAACCAGCTCCTCCGCATCGAGCAGGACCTCGGCGCCGCCGCGGTCTACGCCGGCCGCAGCGCCTTCCCGCGCTTCCAGGCCTGA
- the hisS gene encoding histidine--tRNA ligase — MPQQITPPRGMRDFLPAEKARREQALAIIRRTYRAHGFDEIETPVVEESGRLHAGLGGDNEKLAYSVLKRGLSGDDLHAAADAGDVLALSDLGLRFDLTVPLARFYASHRAELPGVFRAIQAAPVWRAERPQKGRYRQFMQCDIDIIGEAGQLAEVELISATAATLAALGLTGCTIRVNDRRILAGILDFCGFAPDRQAQALISIDKLDKIGAAGVVAELAEGGADAAAVLGGILERIEPALADGGVPLTAEAITGILPAGVDPDAVADLETLADALVGLPDGVTLRFDPTLVRGMGYYTGTIFEIAHPASGSSVGGGGRYDGMIGRFLGQDVPAAGFSIGFERIVDLAVLPEAEDTDAIALVHDRRTPVQVLARLKAELVASGRRVRLEPRPKNVAPLLEALKRQGFRTFAAVDADTSGAASLQERPLDGGPRG, encoded by the coding sequence ATGCCCCAGCAGATCACGCCGCCCCGCGGCATGCGCGACTTCCTGCCCGCCGAGAAGGCCCGCCGCGAGCAGGCGCTCGCGATCATCCGCCGCACCTACCGCGCGCACGGCTTCGACGAGATCGAGACCCCCGTGGTCGAGGAGTCCGGCCGGCTGCACGCGGGCCTCGGCGGCGACAACGAGAAGCTCGCCTACTCGGTGCTGAAGCGCGGCCTCTCCGGCGACGACCTGCACGCGGCCGCCGACGCCGGCGACGTCCTCGCGCTCTCCGACCTCGGGCTGCGCTTCGACCTCACGGTGCCGCTCGCGCGCTTCTACGCGTCGCACCGCGCGGAGCTGCCGGGCGTCTTCCGGGCGATCCAGGCCGCCCCCGTCTGGCGCGCCGAGCGACCGCAGAAGGGCCGCTACCGCCAGTTCATGCAGTGCGACATCGACATCATCGGCGAGGCCGGCCAGCTGGCCGAGGTCGAGCTGATCTCCGCCACCGCGGCGACGCTGGCGGCCCTCGGCCTCACCGGCTGCACCATCCGCGTGAACGACCGGCGCATCCTCGCGGGGATCCTCGACTTCTGCGGCTTCGCGCCCGACCGCCAGGCGCAGGCGCTCATCAGCATCGACAAGCTCGACAAGATCGGCGCGGCGGGCGTCGTGGCGGAGCTCGCCGAGGGCGGCGCGGACGCGGCGGCCGTGCTCGGCGGGATCCTCGAGCGCATCGAGCCCGCGCTCGCCGACGGCGGCGTGCCGCTCACGGCCGAGGCCATCACCGGGATCCTCCCCGCGGGCGTCGACCCCGACGCGGTGGCCGACCTCGAGACCCTGGCGGACGCGCTCGTCGGCCTGCCCGACGGCGTCACGCTCCGCTTCGACCCGACGCTCGTGCGCGGCATGGGCTACTACACGGGCACGATCTTCGAGATCGCGCACCCCGCGTCCGGCAGCTCGGTCGGCGGCGGCGGCCGCTACGACGGCATGATCGGCCGCTTCCTCGGCCAGGACGTGCCGGCGGCCGGCTTCTCGATCGGCTTCGAGCGGATCGTCGACCTGGCGGTGCTGCCCGAGGCGGAGGACACCGACGCCATCGCCCTCGTGCACGACAGGCGGACCCCGGTCCAGGTGCTCGCGCGCCTCAAGGCCGAGCTCGTCGCCTCGGGCCGGCGCGTGCGCCTGGAGCCGCGCCCGAAGAACGTCGCGCCGCTCCTCGAGGCGCTCAAGCGGCAGGGCTTCCGCACGTTCGCGGCCGTCGACGCCGACACGTCCGGCGCCGCGTCCCTCCAGGAGCGCCCGCTCGACGGCGGCCCGCGCGGCTGA
- a CDS encoding TetR/AcrR family transcriptional regulator — MAAPDPHRRQDLLAHILDHLRAHPLQSVTFRGLADALGESTFVLVYHFGSKERLLEAAMDAIDHRQAEMVEGDPGAIRPDELREWATRAWSWRLTDVNRDFQRLEFEAALLRTRDGVVRPHAIASVSAWRRFGLEWMLAHGVPEDVAVDTADLLQAGSYGLQFDFVISGDRDRAMRGFEALIDAFTPRIEPWLDPGEEAGPPGTRPAA, encoded by the coding sequence GTGGCAGCCCCGGATCCGCATCGCCGCCAGGACCTGCTGGCCCACATCCTCGACCACCTCCGTGCGCACCCGCTCCAGTCCGTGACCTTCCGCGGGCTCGCCGACGCGCTCGGCGAGAGCACCTTCGTGCTCGTCTACCACTTCGGTTCCAAGGAGCGGCTGCTCGAGGCCGCGATGGACGCCATCGACCACCGCCAGGCGGAGATGGTGGAGGGCGACCCCGGCGCGATCCGGCCCGACGAGCTGCGCGAGTGGGCGACCCGGGCCTGGAGCTGGCGCCTGACGGACGTGAACCGCGACTTCCAGCGCCTCGAGTTCGAGGCCGCGCTCCTCCGCACGCGCGACGGCGTCGTCCGGCCGCACGCCATCGCGAGCGTCTCCGCGTGGCGCCGCTTCGGCCTCGAGTGGATGCTCGCCCACGGCGTCCCCGAGGACGTCGCCGTCGACACGGCCGACCTCCTGCAGGCCGGCTCCTACGGCCTGCAGTTCGACTTCGTGATCTCGGGCGACCGCGACCGGGCCATGCGCGGCTTCGAGGCGCTCATCGACGCGTTCACGCCGCGCATCGAGCCGTGGCTCGACCCGGGGGAGGAGGCGGGGCCGCCGGGGACGCGGCCCGCCGCCTGA